The Molothrus ater isolate BHLD 08-10-18 breed brown headed cowbird chromosome 18, BPBGC_Mater_1.1, whole genome shotgun sequence genome window below encodes:
- the LOC118693020 gene encoding solute carrier family 2, facilitated glucose transporter member 11-like: MAGFLSDLVQYRRLLLMLVVLGIGGTHLSGFQMSVINYTSPYIQKFINETWLERYGSVLPQETLMLLWSLVVSVYCMGGMMGCLCSGYLTATFGKKKSLLLNDVVLITAALLTASSRRAKAFEMILAGRFLEGIAAGVHMNAHVQYAGEISPKKLRGFINVTSTVFLALGKTVARILGLRELLGTEDMWNVLLSFSGLVALIQLIFLPFFPESPPYLLLQKEDKAGCLKAMKQLWGEGNYQTELDDLMKEKAVTKGTKIMNVLEVLREGSVHPQLCTMLLLLLSLQLCGLSAITFYTSEIFETANLQESIIPYVSLGVSISELISIIFCSSIIDRFGRRALLCGGYLLMALILVLLETSLLLSDRFLWLRYCSVILIFLFIIAYGLGPAGAVVAVMNEIFTLSTRASAFVIGGIIIWLGLTFTGMVFPFAVMLLGPFCFLIFVAVLVISVVLIYLFLPETKGKSTSEITEKFRSCRFKRKHDQAVEMYAAEEKTFCTRL; encoded by the exons ATGGCTGGTTTCCTCTCAGACCTG gtTCAATACCGGAGGCTGTTGCTGATGCTTGTGGTGCTGGGGATTGGTGGAACCCACCTGTCTGGGTTCCAAATGTCTGTCATCAATTACACTTCTCCG TACATTCAGAAGTTTATCAATGAAACCTGGCTGGAACGCTATGGTTCTGTGCTGCCTCAGGAGACCCTGATGCTGCTGTGGTCCCTCGTGGTGTCAGTGTACTGCATGGGGGGCATGATGGGCTGTCTGTGCAGTGGCTACCTGACTGCAACATTTGGAAA GAAGAAAAGTCTGCTGCTCAACGACGTGGTGCTGATAACAGCAGCGCTGCTCACTGCCTCCAGCAGGAGAGCCAAGGCCTTTGAGATGATCCTGGCTGGGCGTTTCCTCGAGGGCATCGCTGCTG GAGTACATATGAATGCCCATGTTCAGTATGCTGGGGAGATCTCACCTAAGAAGCTGCGTGGATTCATAAACGTGACCTCCACAGTGTTTCTTGCACTAGGAAAAACTGTAGCACGAATTCTTGGATTAAG AGAACTTTTAGGGACTGAAGACATGTGGAACGTGCTATTGTCCTTCTCTGGGCTGGTGGCATTGATTCAACTGATCTTTTTGCCATTCTTTCCTGAGTCCCCACCCTATCTCTTGCTGCAAAAAGAAGACAAAGCTGGTTGCttgaaag CCATGAAGCAACTCTGGGGAGAAGGGAATTATCAAACAGAATTGGATGACTTGATGAAGGAAAAGGCTGTAACAAAAGGCACCAAAATCATGAATGTCCTGGAGGTGCTGAGAGAAGGATCTGTGCACCCACAGCTGTGCACCATGCTCCTCCTTTtgctgagcctgcagctctgtggcctCAGTGCA ATCACCTTTTACACCTCAGAAATTTTTGAAACAGCCAACCTGCAGGAAAGCATAATCCCATATGTATCTCTAGGAGTTTCAATCTCTGAACTCATCTCTATCATATTCTGT AGCTCCATCATCGATCGCTTTGGCCGCCGTGCCCTCCTGTGTGGGGGTTATTTGCTGATGGCTCTGATCCTGGTGCTGCTTGAAACGAGCCTTCTGCTGAGT GATCGGTTCCTCTGGCTGAGGTACTGCAGTGTTATTCTCATCTTTCTGTTCATCATTGCTTATGGACTAGGACCAG ctggagctgttgTGGCTGTCATGAATGAAATCTTCACCCTGTCAACAAGGGCCTCTGCTTTTGTAATTGGTGGAATCATCATTTGGCTGGGCCTCACCTTCACTGGAATGGTTTTCCCCTTTGCTGTA ATGCTTCTTGGTCCTTTTTGCTTCCTCATCTTTGTTGCTGTCCTGGTCATTTCAGTGGTTCTTATCTACCTGTTCCTCCCAGAAACAAAAGGGAAGTCAACCtctgaaatcacagaaaaattcagaagCTGCAGGTTTAAGAGGAAACATGATCAGGCTGTGGAGATGTATGCTGCTGAAGAAAAGACATTTTGCACCAGGCTCTGA